The sequence GCGTCCTGGTGCCACTCCACACCGGCGGCCTCGCAAAAACGTGCGAACTGGCCGTCGTTGCCAATGGCCAGCAGCATATTGCCGTCGGCCGTGGGGAAGTCCTGGTAGGGCACCACGCTGGGGTGGGTGTTGCCCTGGCGGCCGGGAATATTGCCGGTGTTCAAAAAGCCTGCGCCCTGGTTGGCCAGCACGGCCATGGCCACGTCCAGCAGCGCCATGTCGATATGCTGGCCGCGGCCGGTGTGGTGGCGCGCTTCCAGCGCGCTCAGGATGGCACTGGTGGCATACATGCCTGTGAACAAATCGATTACCGCCACACCCACACGCAAAGGGCCGCCGCCGGGCTCCGTATCGGCACGGCCGGTGATGCTCATCAAGCCGCTCATGGCCTGGATCAGCAGGTCATAGCCGGCACGCGGCGCGTAGGGGCCGGTGTGGCCAAAGCCGGTGACCGAGCAGTAAATCAAACGGGGGTTGAGGGCAGACAGACTGGCGTAGTCCAGACCGTAGCGCTGCAGGCCGCCGGTCTTGAAGTTCTCCACCACGATGTCGCTGTCCTTGGCCAGTGCGCGAATGATGGCCTGGCCCTCTGTGGTGGCCATGTCCACTGTGACCGAGCGCTTGTTGCGATTGCAGGCCGCGAAGTAGCAGGCATGCTCGGACGCATCGCCCTGTGCATCGGCAAAAAAGGGCGGACCCCAGTGGCGGGTGTCATCGCCCTCGCCGGGCTTTTCGATCTTGATGACATCGGCCCCCATATCGGCCAGATTCTGTGTGCACCAGGGGCCGGCAAGCACGCGGGAAAGATCCAGCACACGCAGATGGCTCAGAGCGCCTGTGCGGGTGGTGGCAGAAGAGGCAGGGGCAGCAGCAGTCATGGAAAAAGCTCAGGTCCGAAGAGGGGGGCTGGCAGCCATCGTAGGCAAGCCGGGCCGCTGCGTGTTTCGCATTTGTGGAATGCCGGGTTTGCCCGGGACGGCGGTTCATACCGTGCATCTCCGCGCCAATGCGCGACAGCCGATAGCTTGCTGCGTTCTTACAATGCAGCGCATGTCCATGCACTTTGACCTCGTAGACCTGCGCCTGATGACCCATATCGCGGAGGCCAACAGCATGACCCGCGGTGCCGAGCTCTCCTGCATCTCGCTGCCCGCCGCCAGCACGCGCATCAAGAACCTGGAAGACAGCATTGGCACCAAGCTGCTCTACCGCACCAGCCAGGGCGTGACGCTGACGCCACCCGGCCAGGCTTTTGTCACCCATGCCCGCATGGTGCTCAGCCAGATCGAACATTTGCGCGGTGACATGCAGGAGTATGTGCGCGGCATCAAGGGCCATTTGCGCGTGTATGCCAACACCACTTCGCTGAGCGAATTCCTGCCGCCGGTGCTGCGCGAGTTTCTGGGCCGCAACCCCGATGTGAACGTGGACCTGCGCGAGCGCCTGTCCCACGATATCGTGCGTGCCGTGACCGAGGGGCAGACCGACATCGGCATCGTGGCCGGCCTGGTGCGCACCGAGAACCTGGAGACCCTGCCCTACCGCAAGGACAGGCTGGTGCTGGTGGTGCCCAAGGGCCATGCCCTGGACGGGGTGATGCAGCTGGCGTTTGCCGACACGCTGGACCTGGACTATGTGGGCCTGCACGAATCCAGCGCCATCCACGCTTTTCTGCGCCAGGCCTCGGACCAGCTGCACAAGCCCATCAAGCTGCGCATCCAGGTGGGCAACTTCGAGACGGCCTGCCGCATGATCGAGTCCGGCGTGGGCGTGGGCGTGCTGCCGGAGTCTGCCGCCAGCCGCCACGCGGCCTCCATGGACATCGCCATCGTGCCGCTGTCGGATGCCTGGTCGGTGCGCGATATGCAGATCTGCATGCGCAGCCTGGATGCGCTGCCCAGCTTTGCCAAGGAGCTGGTGGAGTTGCTGGTGATGGATGCGGCGGGAACACCTGATACCGACGAGATGCTTTAAGCGTCTTCTAAAACCAGAGCACGCTGTGCGTATGACAAGCCGATCTTCAAGCTGTTTAGTTTGTAGGTCGGCTATTTATCAGCGATCGCTACTCACTTTTTATCCAACGTGGTCGGCGCCAACCAGTACTTGAACGTGCCCTGTGCGGTGGCCACCAGCGTGCCCTGCGCGTCGGTGATCTGGGCGGCGCAGCTGCACAGGCTGCGGCTGGCCTGCACCACCCAGCCTTCGGCCAGCAAACCGCCGCGACCGGGGCGGTGAAAGCGGCTGCTCATCTCTACCGTCACAGCGGTTTGCGACGGGGCATCTGGCAGTGCGCCAGCGGCGCGTGACATCACGGAATCGAGCAGGCTCATCAGCACGCCGCCGTGGGCGGCGGGCAGCTGGTTGAGCAGTTCCTCGCGCAATTCGGGCAGCCGTACCTGCACCTTGCCGGGTGGTGCATCGGCCACCTGGCTGGCGCCCAGCAGGCGCATAAAGGCGCTGCGCTCCTGGGCCGGTGTGGGGGCTGGAGTTTTGGCGCTCATGCGTTGGCGCGGGCTTCGCGCACCATGTTGCGGGCAATGATGATTTGCTGGATCTGCGTCGTGCCTTCGTACAGGCGGAACAGGCGCACATCGCGGTAAAAGCGCTCTATGCCGTATTCCGACATATAGCCCGATCCGCCCAGAATCTGCACCGCGCGGTCGGCCACGCGGCCGCACATTTCGGTGGCAAACATCTTGGCGCTGGAGGCCTCGGTGGACACATTGCAGCCATCGTCGCGGCGGCGGGCGGCGTCAACCGTCATGCACTCGGCGGCATACAGCTCGGCCTGGCTGTCGGCCAGCATTGCCTGCACCAGCTGAAAGTCGCAAATCGCCTGGCCGAACTGCTTGCGCTCCAGCGCGTACTGCAGGGCGTCGCGCAGAATGCGCTTGGCGCAGCCCACGGCCACGGCGGCAATGTGGATGCGGCCTTTTTCCAGCACCTTCATGGCGGTCTTGAAGCCCTTGCCTTCCTGCAGGCCGATGAGGTTGGCGGCCGGCACCTTGACGTTGTCAAAGATCACATCGCAGGTGTGGGCGCCGCGCTGGCCCATCTTCTTGTCGTATTTGCCAAAGCTGATGCCGGGGGATTTGGCGTCGACGATGAAGGAGGACACGCCACCCGCGCCCTTGTCCTCAGGGTTGGTGCGGGCCATCAGCGTGAACATACCGGCATGGGGTGCATTGGTGATGAAGCGCTTGGTGCCGTTGACGATGTAGTGGTCGCCGTTCTTGATGGCCGTGGTGCGCAGCGAGGCTGCATCCGAGCCGGCCTCGGGCTCGGTCAGTGCGAACGAGGCTATGACCTCACCGGTGGCCAGCTTGGGCAGCCACTGCGCCTGCTGCTCGGGCGTGCCATCCATCAAAATGCCTTGCGATCCAATGCCCACGGTGGTGCCGATGACGGAACGAAAAGCCGGTGCGGTCTGGCACAGCTCCAGCAGCACGCGCACCTCTTCCTCCATGGTCAGCTCCAGACCGCCGAACTGCTCGGGAATGGTCAGGCCAAACAGGCCCAGATCGCGCATTTCCTGCACGATGGCTTCGGGGATTTCGTCGGTCTCTGCCACCTCGTTTTCGGCGGGCACCAGGCGCTCGCGCACAAAGCGGCGCACGCTGTCGAGCAGGGCTTCAAGGGTTTCGGGGTCGCGAATCATGTGATTTATTCCTTGTCTCAGTATTGGCATGTCTTGCCCAGTGGGTAACTTTGAAAACCACCAAACAAGTGATGCCCGTGAAGTAAAAAACTGGCGCAACCCAAAGTCAGGGACAGCGAGCAAGGGCCGCCCCGCCGCGAGGCTGTCGTCCCCCTCCCGCGAAGCGAGAGAGGGGGAAGGCGCGCAGCGACTCAGGGGGTGAGGGCCTCCGCCGTTCCCAGAACCGCCGTGGCTTGGCTGGACAGCGTGCCGCCGTTGCCATGCACCACGGCCGTGCGGTGGCGCTCCAGCTGGCGCTGGCCGGCCTGGCCACGCAGCTGGCGCACGGCCTCGATCAGCAGGAAGACGCCATACATGCCGGGGTGTACGCAGGACAGGCCACCGCCATTGGTGTTCACGGCCAGGCGGCCGCCCGGCGCAATGCCTCCGTTTTCGACAAAGGCGCCGCCTTCCCCTTTCTTGCAAAACCCCAGGTCTTCCAGGAACAAGATGGTGTTGATGGTGAAGGCGTCATACAGCTGGGCCATGTCCATATCGGCCGGTGTCAGCCCCGCCATGGCAAAGGCCTGCTGGCCGGATTGCGTGGCCGAGGTCACGGTCAGGTCGGGCATGCAGGAGATCTGGCGGTTCCAGCAGGCCGTGGCATTGCCCAGGATGTAGACGGGGGGCTGGGCCAGGTCCTTGGCGCGGTCCGCACGGGTGAGCACGATGGCACCGGCCCCATCGGTGACCAGGCAGCAGTCGCGCACCCCCAAGGGGCTGGAGACCATGCGTGCCTTCAGCACCTCGTCGATGGTGAGCGGGTCGCGCATAAAGGCTTCGGGGTTGAGCTGGGCCCAGGCGCGGGCCGCCACCGCCACCTCGGCCAGCTGCTCGCGCGTGGTACCGTACTGGTGCATATGACGCTGGGCCGCCAGCGCGTAGGCCGAGGCCGGCAGCAGCGGGTCATAGGGGTGCTCGTAGGGCTGGGGGTCCATGGCACGGCGCGCGGCCACGATGTCCTTGCGGCCTGCGGCGCCGGAGCGCTGGGCGCTGCCGTAGCAGATCAGCACGGCCTTGCACTGGCCGGCTTCCAGGGCGCGCATGGCGGGCAGCAAATGGGCCACAAAGCTGCTGCCGCCCAGCATGGTGCCGTCGATGTAGCTGGGGTTGATGCCCAGGTGCTCGATCACGGGCATGGCCCACATGCTGGCCGTGACGCTGCAGGTGGCAATGCCGTCGATGTCCTGCATGGTCAGGCCGGCATCGGCCACGGCCGCGTAGGCGGCGCGCACCAGCAGCGTCATATCGTCCATGCCGGGGGCCTCGCCGCAGCCATAGGTGGCGGCGCCGGCAATGGCCACCTTGCCACGCAGGGTGCGGTTCACGGCAGCGGCGTCCAGGCTGGACTGGGGCACTTGCAAAGCGGGGTTCATGCGGTGTCTCCCGGGGCGTTGGCGGCAGGGCGGAAGACGACCAGGCCCTTGCCGTTGTGCGGCGTCACCTGGGCGCTGACGCGCATGCCGATCTGCACGCGCTCGGGTGCAATGCCTTCGACGCGGCCCATCATGCGCACGTCTTCATCCAGATCGATCAAGGCCACGTTGTAGTCGCCGCCGGCTTCGGGTTTGCGGGCAATGGTGGTAGTTGAATACACCGTGCCCTGGCCGCTGGGGCGCACCCAGCGCAGCGGGCTGGCGCCGCAGTGCGGGCACAGCTCACGCGGGGTGAATACATGCTGCTTGCAGGCCGTGCATTGCTGGATGGCGAAGCGGCCGGCATCCAGCTCGGCCTGGTAGTGGGTCTGTGCGCTTAAGTGCATGGTGAGGCTTTCGGTCTCCTTGTTCTGTGAACAGCATGCCTGCATAGTGCCCTGGCCTCAATTCGTGAATCTGAAACACCGTCTTCGCCGAGAAGCAGGCGATGGTGGTGGGGGCACGCCGCCGGAGGCCACCATCCCCTGCGCTTGGGGATGGGGCAAAGTTTTCCCTGGCCTTTGCAGCCGATGGCACGGGATCAGCCGGCCTTGATGCCCGCGGTCTGTATCACCTTCTTCCACTTCTGCAGCTCGCTTTTCAGGCGCTGGCGCAGGTCTTCGGCCGTACCCGGATCGCCTTCGGCACCGGCCTCCAGCAGGCGGGCCTTCACGGCCGGGTCGCTCAAGGCCTGGTTGAAGTCGGCGTTCAGCTTGGCCAGAACGGCCTCCGGCGTCTTGGCTGGCGCAAACAGCGCGGCCCAGGAATAGGCCTCGTAGTGGGGCAGGCCACCGGACTCGGCAATGGTTGGCACCTGGGGCAGCATGTCCGAGCGCTTTTTGCTGGCCACGCCCAGCACCTTGATGCGGCCGGTCTTGATGTGCTGCAGGGCCGAGGGGGCATCGGCAAACATCAGCTGGATCTGCCCGCCCAGCAAATCCGTCATGGCGGGGGCGCTGCCCTTGTAGGGAATGTGCTGCAGCTGGGTGCCGGCCTCCATGTTGAACAGCTCGCCGGCCAGGTGGGTGCCGCCGCCATTGCCCGAGGAGCCATAGCTGAGCACTGTGCCCTTTTTGGACAGGGCAATCAGCTCCTTGACGTTGTTCACCGGCACCGAGGAATGGGCCACCAGAAACACCGGGAACATGGCCGCAAAGCTGACGGGGACAAAGTCTTTTTCAATGTCATAGGACAGCTTGCCCATCAGCCAGGGGTTGACGGTATGGTGGATGGAGGCGACGAAGAAGTTGTAGCCGTCGGCGGGCTCTTTGGCCGCAACAGCCGCGCCCACCACGCCGCCCGCGCCGGCGCGGTTGTCGATGATGGTGGGCTGGCTCCACATCGTGGCCAGCTTTTGCGTGAAGATGCGCGCCGTGGTGTCCACCGGGCCACCGGGTGGGAAAGGCACGGTGAATTTCACCGCCCTGGCAGGCCAGGGGCTGGTCTGGGCCCAGGCGGTGGTGCCCAGGGGGCTGAGGGCGGCCGTGGCCAGCAGCTGGCGGCGGGTCAGGGATATAGCGTGGGATGGCATGGGGGTTGTCTCCTAGAGGGGAAGGGCCTCGGCCTGGGCTTGCAGCAGGCGCTTCACAATCTTGCCGTTGGGGTTGGTGGGCAGCGCGGCCACGGTCTCGATGCGGGATGGGCGCTTGTAGGGCGCCAGCTGCTCGCGCAAATGGGCTTGTAGCGCCGCACTATCCAGCTGGCAGCCGGGGCGCAGTTCCACAAAGGCGATCACCTGCTCGTTGCCATCGGCCTCCTTGCGCCCGACCACGGCCGAGCGCTCGATGCTGGGGTGGGCATTCAGCGCGGTCTCGACCTCGGCGGGATAGACGTTGAAGCCGGAGCGGATGATCATTTCCTTCAAACGGCCCACCACCCACAGCGCGCCGTCAGCGGCCAGCTCGCCCAGGTCGCCGCTGGCATACCAGCCACCGGGACGCATCACGGCAGCCGTGGCCTCGGGGTCGCGGAAATAGCCGGGCATCAGGCCACGGCCGCGCACCCACAGCTCGCCGCGCTCTCCGCAGGGCAAGGCCTGGCCGGTGGCAGGGTCGGTCACCTGCACCTCGGCCTCGGCCACGGCATGGCCGGCACTGGTGTCCTTGCGCCACTCGTTGATGCGGGTGATGTGGACCGAGCCGGCGTATTCCGACAGCCCATAGCCATGGTGCAAGGCCTGGCCGAACAAGGCCTCCACGCGTTCCTTGAGGGCCATGTCCAGCGGGCCTGCGCCGGTGTAGACAAAGCGCAGCGCCGGGGCCTTGACATGGGTGATGCCCTGCTCCTGCAAATAGGCCAGCAGGCGAGAGAACAGCGCGGGTGGGCCTTGCAGCTGGGAGACGCCATGGTGCTCCAGCGCATCGAGCAGATCGGTAGGGTCGAACTGCGGGCGCATCACCAACTGGGCCCGGGCCTGCAAGGCTGTGAGCATGACGGTGGCCAGGCCAAAGATATGCGTCATGGGCACAAAGGCATAGCAGCGGTCGGCCGGCGACAGCGCACGGGATGCCGCAGACTGCTGGGCAAAGTGGCACAGCGCGTCATGGCCCAGCATCACGCCCTTGGGCTGGCCGGTGGTGCCCGAGGTGAAGATCAGCCCCGCCACCTCGGCTTGCAGCGGCCCGGTTTCGGGCTGGCTGTCGGCCTTGACGGGGCTGTAGGCCATGCCCGGCAGGCAGCTGGGCAGGGCCTGGTGGCGCTGGGCATGGGCTTGTGCGCTGGCGGAAGCGCTGGCCGTGAAATACACGGTGCGCGCATCGGCGCGCTGGGCGAAGGCATCGATCTCTGCCGGCGCCATGCGGGCGTTGACGCCGCAGGACCAGGCGCCGATGCGGCTGCAGGCAAAGATCAGCGCCGCGTGCTCGGGGCAGTTCTCGGCCACGACCATGACGCGGTCACCGGGGCGTACCTGCAGGCTGCGCAACTCCTGCTCGGCCTGGTCGGTCAGGTGGGACAGATCGGCAAAGCTGAGGCTGCGGTCGGGCAGCAGGATGAAGGGCGCATCGGGCGCTTGCTCCAGGCTGCGTTCCAGTAAATGGTGGATGCGTGCTGCCATGGTCAGTTGATCTCGATGCCCTGGGTCACGGTGGCCCACATGGCACGTTCCTTGGCGGCGCGATCCGTGAGCGTCTGGGGGGCGCCGGTCCATTCGTCATAGCCCAGCTCGGCGTAGCGCTTTTTCAGCTCGGGCTGGGCCAGGGCGGCGTTGATGGCCTTGTTCAGCTGCTGCACCAGCTCGGGCGCCATGCCCTTGGGTGCGAACACGCCATACCAGCCGCCCACGTCAAAGCCCTTGAGGCCTTCGATGCCGGACTCGGCAAAGGTCGGCACATCGGGCAGAGAGGGGTTGCGCTTGGGCGATGTCACCGCCACGGCCCTGACCTTGTTGCTATGGATATAGGTGCTGGCCGTGCTGATGATGTCCATCATCATGCTGATCTGGCCGCCGATCACATCGGTCATGGCCGGGGCATTGCCCTTGTAGGGCACATGGTTGAGATCAATGCCGCTGCGCTTGGCAAACAGCAAGGTGCCCAGGTGGTTGGAGCCGCCTATTCCGGCCGAGCCATAGCTCAGTCTTCCGGGGTTGGCCTTGGCATAGCCCACTAGCTCGGCCACGTTCTTGTAGGGCTCGTTGTTGTTGATCACCAGCACGTTGTAATAGCTCAGCACCGGTGCCAGTGCCGTCAAATCCCTGGCCGGATCGAACTGCATTTGCTTCATCACATTGGGGCTGATGGTGATGGTGGGGCTGGCGGCAAACCACAGTGTCTTGCCGTCGGGCTTGGCGCGCACCACTTCGCTGCCTGCCAGCGTGGCATTGGCGCCGGTCTTGTTTTCCACGGTGACGGGGCTGCCCAGCTCCTTGGAGAGGGCCTGTGCAAACAGGCGCGCACCCTGGTCCACAGGGCCGCCGGCCGAGTAGCCGACCATCAGACGAACGGGGGCGTTATTGCCTCCGATTTGGGCCATGGCCGTGGTGGCAGCGGTCAGCGCCAACGCGGCCAGCAGAATGTTGCGGCGTGTGCTTGTGGGCATGTCTTGTCTCCTGGTGATGGGCCCGTTATGGGAATGCATGAAGGCCATGCATATCGGGCTTGGTTGACCTACAAGACGCCATGGTGGGCGAGCCCGCTGCCTAGGGGAATCTGCATTTTGCGAACCCAGGCTTTGCACGCATTTATGGGGTAGTAACCCTGAGGGTGCCTTGCGCAACCACGCAAAAAAGCCACCGGCTGCCAAGACTGCCGGCGGCAAACACAACCGAGGAGACGGTGTTGAGAGCGTGTTGACTGTCTCTACGCAGACGCGCCGCGAGGAGATCGTAAAAACGCTTTTAGTAGCGCTCGAACACAGCGGCAATGCCCTGGCCGCCGCCTATGCACATGGTCTCCAGGCCATAGCGGCCCTTGCGGCGCTCCAGCTCATGCAGCAGCGTGGCCAGAATGCGCACGCCGGTGGCGCCAATGGGGTGGCCCAGCGAGATGCCGGAGCCGTTCACATTCAGCTTGTGGTCAATCGCATCCTTGTCGTTCCATTCCCAGCCCTTGAGCACGGCCAGCACCTGGCAGGCAAAGGCCTCGTTCAGCTCCACCAGGTCCATTTGGTCCAGCGTCAGATTCAGGCGTGACAGCAGCTTTTTCACGGCCGGCACAGGGCCAATGCCCATGTGCGATGGCTCGCAGCCCGCAGCCGCCCAGCCCACCATGGCGGCCATGGGCGTGAGGCCCAGCTCGGCCAGCTTGTCCTCGGCCACGATCAGGCAGGCGGCCGAAGCATCGTTTTGCTGGCTGGCATTGCCCGCTGTCACCGTGCCGCCTGGCATCAGCACACGCAGCTTGGCCAGGCTGTCCATGGTGGTGGCGGCGCGAAAGCCCTCGTCCTGGCTGAACAGCAGGGGCTCGCCCTTGCGCTGTGGCACGGACACGGAAACGACTTCGTCGTGGAAGCGGCCGGCCGCCCAGGCATCGGCCGCACGCTGGTGGCTGCGCATGGCAAAGGCGTCGGCCGCGTCGCGCGTGATGCCGTAGTCGCGGGCCAGGTTCTCTGCCGTCTCGATCATTCCCGAGATCTTGCCAAAGCGTTCCACAGGCTGGGAGCGCTCGCGGCCGCGATCCAGGCGGTCAAACATGCGCACATTGCCCGAGCGTGCGCCCCAGCGCATATCGGGGCTGTAGTACTCGATGTTGCTCATACTCTCCACGCCCCCGGCAATCACCACGTCGGCGGCGCCGCTTTGCACCATCATGGCGGCCGTGGCAATGGCCTGCAGGCCACCGCCGCAGCGGCGGTCCAGCTGCATGCCCGGCATCTCCACCGGCAGACCGGCCTGCAAGGCGGCCCAGCGGCCCACGCAAGGTGTTTCGCTGCTGGCATAGGACTGTGCAAACACCACATCGTCGATGCGGGCGGGGTCAATGCCGCTGCGCTCCACCACGGCGCGCACCGTGGTGGCGGCCAGCTCCTCCACGGGAACGGGACGTAGACTGCCGCCGAAAGTACCGACGGGGGTGCGAAGCGGGGAAACAATGGCGGCACGGCGCATGGGGTGGACTCCTTGTGGTGATGTTGTGATGCGGTGATGAGGGCGGCGGCTCAATGGAGGAAAGCTGCCCCGCATTGGCGCAGCAGGCCATGGGCCTCCTGCTCCAAATGTTCTTGGTGCTCGGGCGCGGCAATGTCTATCAGGCGGCGCACGCGCCGGGACAGCGGCTGGCCGCG comes from Comamonas sp. GB3 AK4-5 and encodes:
- a CDS encoding CaiB/BaiF CoA transferase family protein; translation: MTAAAPASSATTRTGALSHLRVLDLSRVLAGPWCTQNLADMGADVIKIEKPGEGDDTRHWGPPFFADAQGDASEHACYFAACNRNKRSVTVDMATTEGQAIIRALAKDSDIVVENFKTGGLQRYGLDYASLSALNPRLIYCSVTGFGHTGPYAPRAGYDLLIQAMSGLMSITGRADTEPGGGPLRVGVAVIDLFTGMYATSAILSALEARHHTGRGQHIDMALLDVAMAVLANQGAGFLNTGNIPGRQGNTHPSVVPYQDFPTADGNMLLAIGNDGQFARFCEAAGVEWHQDARFTTNAGRVIHRGEMVAMMTALTRSRSTADWIALLESRAVPCGPINNIRQAFDDPHVQARGLRITQQRYPDGQMPEGEFINQVTTTSSPLRLSDTPATLRYAPPALGQHTEEVLRERLQLDAAQLQALRDKNVL
- a CDS encoding LysR substrate-binding domain-containing protein: MSMHFDLVDLRLMTHIAEANSMTRGAELSCISLPAASTRIKNLEDSIGTKLLYRTSQGVTLTPPGQAFVTHARMVLSQIEHLRGDMQEYVRGIKGHLRVYANTTSLSEFLPPVLREFLGRNPDVNVDLRERLSHDIVRAVTEGQTDIGIVAGLVRTENLETLPYRKDRLVLVVPKGHALDGVMQLAFADTLDLDYVGLHESSAIHAFLRQASDQLHKPIKLRIQVGNFETACRMIESGVGVGVLPESAASRHAASMDIAIVPLSDAWSVRDMQICMRSLDALPSFAKELVELLVMDAAGTPDTDEML
- a CDS encoding PaaI family thioesterase; the protein is MSAKTPAPTPAQERSAFMRLLGASQVADAPPGKVQVRLPELREELLNQLPAAHGGVLMSLLDSVMSRAAGALPDAPSQTAVTVEMSSRFHRPGRGGLLAEGWVVQASRSLCSCAAQITDAQGTLVATAQGTFKYWLAPTTLDKK
- a CDS encoding acyl-CoA dehydrogenase family protein; protein product: MIRDPETLEALLDSVRRFVRERLVPAENEVAETDEIPEAIVQEMRDLGLFGLTIPEQFGGLELTMEEEVRVLLELCQTAPAFRSVIGTTVGIGSQGILMDGTPEQQAQWLPKLATGEVIASFALTEPEAGSDAASLRTTAIKNGDHYIVNGTKRFITNAPHAGMFTLMARTNPEDKGAGGVSSFIVDAKSPGISFGKYDKKMGQRGAHTCDVIFDNVKVPAANLIGLQEGKGFKTAMKVLEKGRIHIAAVAVGCAKRILRDALQYALERKQFGQAICDFQLVQAMLADSQAELYAAECMTVDAARRRDDGCNVSTEASSAKMFATEMCGRVADRAVQILGGSGYMSEYGIERFYRDVRLFRLYEGTTQIQQIIIARNMVREARANA
- a CDS encoding thiolase, with the protein product MNPALQVPQSSLDAAAVNRTLRGKVAIAGAATYGCGEAPGMDDMTLLVRAAYAAVADAGLTMQDIDGIATCSVTASMWAMPVIEHLGINPSYIDGTMLGGSSFVAHLLPAMRALEAGQCKAVLICYGSAQRSGAAGRKDIVAARRAMDPQPYEHPYDPLLPASAYALAAQRHMHQYGTTREQLAEVAVAARAWAQLNPEAFMRDPLTIDEVLKARMVSSPLGVRDCCLVTDGAGAIVLTRADRAKDLAQPPVYILGNATACWNRQISCMPDLTVTSATQSGQQAFAMAGLTPADMDMAQLYDAFTINTILFLEDLGFCKKGEGGAFVENGGIAPGGRLAVNTNGGGLSCVHPGMYGVFLLIEAVRQLRGQAGQRQLERHRTAVVHGNGGTLSSQATAVLGTAEALTP
- a CDS encoding Zn-ribbon domain-containing OB-fold protein, with amino-acid sequence MHLSAQTHYQAELDAGRFAIQQCTACKQHVFTPRELCPHCGASPLRWVRPSGQGTVYSTTTIARKPEAGGDYNVALIDLDEDVRMMGRVEGIAPERVQIGMRVSAQVTPHNGKGLVVFRPAANAPGDTA
- a CDS encoding Bug family tripartite tricarboxylate transporter substrate binding protein, producing MPSHAISLTRRQLLATAALSPLGTTAWAQTSPWPARAVKFTVPFPPGGPVDTTARIFTQKLATMWSQPTIIDNRAGAGGVVGAAVAAKEPADGYNFFVASIHHTVNPWLMGKLSYDIEKDFVPVSFAAMFPVFLVAHSSVPVNNVKELIALSKKGTVLSYGSSGNGGGTHLAGELFNMEAGTQLQHIPYKGSAPAMTDLLGGQIQLMFADAPSALQHIKTGRIKVLGVASKKRSDMLPQVPTIAESGGLPHYEAYSWAALFAPAKTPEAVLAKLNADFNQALSDPAVKARLLEAGAEGDPGTAEDLRQRLKSELQKWKKVIQTAGIKAG
- a CDS encoding class I adenylate-forming enzyme family protein — protein: MAARIHHLLERSLEQAPDAPFILLPDRSLSFADLSHLTDQAEQELRSLQVRPGDRVMVVAENCPEHAALIFACSRIGAWSCGVNARMAPAEIDAFAQRADARTVYFTASASASAQAHAQRHQALPSCLPGMAYSPVKADSQPETGPLQAEVAGLIFTSGTTGQPKGVMLGHDALCHFAQQSAASRALSPADRCYAFVPMTHIFGLATVMLTALQARAQLVMRPQFDPTDLLDALEHHGVSQLQGPPALFSRLLAYLQEQGITHVKAPALRFVYTGAGPLDMALKERVEALFGQALHHGYGLSEYAGSVHITRINEWRKDTSAGHAVAEAEVQVTDPATGQALPCGERGELWVRGRGLMPGYFRDPEATAAVMRPGGWYASGDLGELAADGALWVVGRLKEMIIRSGFNVYPAEVETALNAHPSIERSAVVGRKEADGNEQVIAFVELRPGCQLDSAALQAHLREQLAPYKRPSRIETVAALPTNPNGKIVKRLLQAQAEALPL
- a CDS encoding Bug family tripartite tricarboxylate transporter substrate binding protein — encoded protein: MPTSTRRNILLAALALTAATTAMAQIGGNNAPVRLMVGYSAGGPVDQGARLFAQALSKELGSPVTVENKTGANATLAGSEVVRAKPDGKTLWFAASPTITISPNVMKQMQFDPARDLTALAPVLSYYNVLVINNNEPYKNVAELVGYAKANPGRLSYGSAGIGGSNHLGTLLFAKRSGIDLNHVPYKGNAPAMTDVIGGQISMMMDIISTASTYIHSNKVRAVAVTSPKRNPSLPDVPTFAESGIEGLKGFDVGGWYGVFAPKGMAPELVQQLNKAINAALAQPELKKRYAELGYDEWTGAPQTLTDRAAKERAMWATVTQGIEIN
- a CDS encoding acetyl-CoA C-acetyltransferase, which gives rise to MRRAAIVSPLRTPVGTFGGSLRPVPVEELAATTVRAVVERSGIDPARIDDVVFAQSYASSETPCVGRWAALQAGLPVEMPGMQLDRRCGGGLQAIATAAMMVQSGAADVVIAGGVESMSNIEYYSPDMRWGARSGNVRMFDRLDRGRERSQPVERFGKISGMIETAENLARDYGITRDAADAFAMRSHQRAADAWAAGRFHDEVVSVSVPQRKGEPLLFSQDEGFRAATTMDSLAKLRVLMPGGTVTAGNASQQNDASAACLIVAEDKLAELGLTPMAAMVGWAAAGCEPSHMGIGPVPAVKKLLSRLNLTLDQMDLVELNEAFACQVLAVLKGWEWNDKDAIDHKLNVNGSGISLGHPIGATGVRILATLLHELERRKGRYGLETMCIGGGQGIAAVFERY